From Miscanthus floridulus cultivar M001 chromosome 15, ASM1932011v1, whole genome shotgun sequence, the proteins below share one genomic window:
- the LOC136509493 gene encoding 22.0 kDa class IV heat shock protein-like, translated as MDVKELPSGPVVQAINMPGVSLSDVKVQVEEGNVLAISGKHERPSEDGGPIGQRIANRPIGPIWSTVPYELVRSGDLSVSRMSILHARLMLVCVPLSFGVTTMSLVVVGDGDSRSFLSCSDSQDRNKLMLGGFGDPAFSTAVQQQMDLPNELE; from the exons ATGGATGTCAAGGAGCTGCCGTCTGGGCCAGTCGTCCAGGCCATCAACATGCCCGGGGTCAGCCTCTCCGACGTCAAGGTCCAGGTGGAGGAGGGCAACGTGCTCGCCATTAGCGGCAAGCACGAGCGCCCCTCCGAGGATGGCGGACCTATCGGCCAACGGATAGCCAACAGGCCTATTGGCCCAATATGGTCTACTGTGCCGTACGAGCTAGTCCGCTCTGGAGACTTGTCGGTTTCTCGAATGTCGATAT TACATGCTCGTTTGATGCTCGTGTGCGTTCCGCTGTCGTTCGGCGTGACGACGATGTCGTTAGTGGTCGTCGGGGACGGCGACTCTAGGAGCTTCCTGTCGTGCTCGGACAGTCAGGACAGGAATAAG CTCATGCTCGGCGGCTTCGGCGACCCAGCGTTCTCGACGGCGGTGCAGCAGCAGATGGACCTGCCCAACGAGCTAGAGTGA
- the LOC136507875 gene encoding LOB domain-containing protein 23-like isoform X2, which produces MAGSGSGSGSSSSSPPCASCKLLRRRCTQECVFAPYFPPEDPHKFAIVHKVFGASNVSKMLQELPAEQRADAVSSLVYEANARMRDPVYGCVGTISFLQQQVSQLQVQLALAKAEILCVQMQHDDGHAHSASAAAVPSPAKQQLHHHHQQQEMECEAYGSLLVQNGLMMNTLNGTGAAHQQQMLGSFGSAGNTAMMLQEACLKKETLWA; this is translated from the exons ATGGCCGGCAGCGGAAGCGGGagtgggagcagcagcagcagcccgccGTGCGCCTCGTGCAAGCTGCTGCGACGGCGGTGCACGCAGGAGTGTGTGTTCGCGCCCTACTTCCCTCCCGAGGACCCTCATAAGTTCGCCATCGTCCACAAGGTCTTCGGCGCCAGCAATGTCAGCAAGATGCTGCAG GAGCTGCCTGCTGAGCAGAGAGCGGACGCTGTGAGCAGCCTGGTGTACGAGGCGAACGCGCGCATGAGGGACCCTGTGTACGGCTGCGTCGgcaccatctccttcctccagcaGCAGGTCTCCcagctccaggtgcagctcgccctCGCCAAGGCCGAGATCCTCTGCGTCCAGATGCAGCACGACGACGGCCATGCGCATTCAGCTTCAGCTGCTGCTGTGCCATCTCCGGCAAAGCAACAACTccatcaccaccaccagcagcaggaGATGGAATGCGAGGCTTATGGCAGCCTGCTTGTGCAGAATGGCCTGATGATGAACACGTTGAACGGCACTGGAGCAGCTCATCAGCAGCAGATGCTGGGCAGCTTCGGCTCTGCAGGGAACACTGCAATGATGCTGCAGGAGGCGTGCCTCAAGAAAGAGACCCTCTGGGCATGA